The following nucleotide sequence is from Thermodesulfobacteriota bacterium.
CCTTCTACACCGCCAAGGCCGCCGAAGCCATTGCAGCCCTGGAGACCCTGCGCGACGAGGCGGGCCGTGCCGACGACCGCCCCTGAGGCGCCGTTCCTCTGCGCGGAGGGAGTGCGCAAGACCTACGGGGGCGTGGAGGCCCTGCGGGGGGTGAGCTTCGCCCTGGCGCGGGGCGAGTTCCTGTGCCTCTTCGGGCCGAACGGCGCCGGCAAGTCCACCCTGCTCAAGATCCTTTCCACTCTGCTCCCCCTCTCGGCCGGCACCGTGCGGGTGCAGGGCTTCGACCTGGAGGAGCACGCCGAGGCCTATCGGGCTCGGCTCGGCGTCGTCTCCCACCAGTCCTACCTCTACGACGACCTCACCGCCCTCGAGAACCTGGAGTTCTACGCCGGCCTCTACGCCGTCGCTCACCCCCGGGAGACGGCCGAGCGGCTCCTGGAGCAGGCCGGGCTCTACGAGCGGCGTCACTCCCCGGTGGCCGAGTTCTCCCGAGGCATGGTGCAGCGGCTCTCCATCGCGCGCGCCCTGGTCAACGACCCGAGCCTGCTTCTGCTCGACGAGCCCTACACCGGGCTCGACGAGCACGCGGCCAACCGCCTCCGGGGCCAACTGGAGCGCCTGCACGACCAGGAGCGGACCATCGTCATGGTCACCCACAACCTGCGGCGTGGGCTCGAGGCGGCCACCCGCCTGGGTATCCTGGCCCGGGGCCGGCTGACGTACATGGAACGTAAGGAGGCCGTGACCTCCGAGGCTTTCGAGGCTCTTTACTTCCAGCACCTGGAGGCCGCGTGAGCACCCTGCGGCAGATCGGGTTCCTGGTCCGCAAAGACCTGCGGATCGAGCTCCGCAAGAAGGAGTCCCTGGTCTCCATGGCCTTCTTCGGCGTCCTGGTGCTGGTCACCCTGAGCATCGCCGTTGGCGGCGGCCGCCGGGTCCCCCCCGAGACCGGGGCCGGGATCCTCTGGGTGGCGGTCCTCTTCTCGGGGGTGCTCGGGCTGGGGCGGGTCTTCGCCCGGGAGCGAGAGAACGGGTGCGTGGCGGCGCTCCTGGTGAGCCCCGTGAGCCCGAGCTCCGTGTTCGTCGCCAAGGGGCTCGTCAACCTCACCCTGATGATCCTCTCCCAGGTCGTCCTGGTCCCGGTGTTCTTCGCCCTCTTCGGGCAGGGGTTGACCGGCGGCATCACCGCCGTGGC
It contains:
- the ccmA gene encoding heme ABC exporter ATP-binding protein CcmA — translated: MPTTAPEAPFLCAEGVRKTYGGVEALRGVSFALARGEFLCLFGPNGAGKSTLLKILSTLLPLSAGTVRVQGFDLEEHAEAYRARLGVVSHQSYLYDDLTALENLEFYAGLYAVAHPRETAERLLEQAGLYERRHSPVAEFSRGMVQRLSIARALVNDPSLLLLDEPYTGLDEHAANRLRGQLERLHDQERTIVMVTHNLRRGLEAATRLGILARGRLTYMERKEAVTSEAFEALYFQHLEAA
- a CDS encoding heme exporter protein CcmB, which codes for MSTLRQIGFLVRKDLRIELRKKESLVSMAFFGVLVLVTLSIAVGGGRRVPPETGAGILWVAVLFSGVLGLGRVFARERENGCVAALLVSPVSPSSVFVAKGLVNLTLMILSQVVLVPVFFALFGQGLTGGITAVALPLVFLDVAFSSAGTLLSAVAAGTRRNEVLLPILLFPLLLPVVVLGVKASGAALAGAGAAAQGSVTLEPLVAFCAIYTVAGYLLFPFAAREV